The genome window TGGGGAGCCATAACTCTGCTTTGATTAAAGGTCTCAGTGAAAGGtcaagagggagagggagtcaGGGAGGGAGCAATTGATGGACTACAGAGAGCCTTTTGGTTGACGCAAATGTAAAGTGTCCTTCCTCTCTAAGCTTGAAATGCCTCTGTCTCGCTGTGATAATGACAAATTGGACCGATTGTGTTtgaaaaatcatcaaaaatctgtttttcttacatttctaaGCAGCTAATTAAGTCTCCCTTGAGGTTTTCTTTGCCTTTAAAGGTGTAATTGGTGGTAATAGGTCTGAATTCAGAGGCAGCTCTGAAACTTTAGGGGGCAGCacaaccgctaactgctgctcactgtactCTTTGCGGTAGTTATCTTTGGCTGTAGGGACTAGCTGTCGTTAGCATgtatttagtttagtttttatttagttttaccacttgctgttttattttgtagggtttaattacttcctgtctttgtcttgttttcattccttttgaTTGTCCCGATTTTCTTCCCGTGTGTTTAATCCTTGTGATTCATCTGCGTTTCCCACGCTTTATCctggtttggtttagtttttcaatgttttgtatTTCCTTGGTTCTAGGAGTTTTGCCTGTTTTCTGATATATGCTTTTTGATAAATATCCTATGTTTTTGAATATATTGTAAATGATTGGCAGACCAGTAATTTCTTTTACCTGGTCATCAATGTACGGTCGCAGTCTGGTTACGTTTGGCAAGAAAAATACTTCTTCGTGTTTGTAATACATCCCTGTTTGGGTTTGATCACTACGTTACATCTGTCACATCCTATACAAACATATCTACATTACCAGAGTAACTTGTGTTACACTGTGTAcctttggtttcacactggacacaaacatcaacctcctgaatgaaagtcctttttttaatccatccacTATCCCAGATTTCTCTCTCTACACTCCTCCTTGTGACTTCCTGCTTGATTTTTTGACGTATGTTATAGTTTTTCCAAGATGAACATGGTCTATAACTTAATATGTTGGACTTAATTATGAAAAATCTGACATTATTTTTGCTGTAAAGCCGCCATGTTAATactatgtgagtgtgtttgtacattacTTCCTGTTTGCGACACTGTTGCTAACCACTAGGAGGTGCTAAAGTTGTGCATGTTCATATTCTCCACAAAGCAGCTTTAACCTCATTGATTCGGTCTAATGGGGCACATCAGTGAAACTATCATTATGCCTGGAGACGTGTGCTTTTTGTCTTTGCGGTAATAGCCATAAATGTGAAACCTCAGACCAGCTCAACAAGCCAAACGTGCATCTCCTCGGAGAGTTTTTCATTCCCACCTGGCTCGCTCTGTGGAGCTGGCGTATGTACCTGACCGGGAGTCCACCTGCGAGCGTGGGAGTGAGCACGACTCGCGCACATGCCGGCCATTATCTCGCCGAGGTGTGCAGCAGAGTGGTCTTTAAGTGGAGCTCGGTAATGATGATGACGAAGGTATCGACATCACGAGAGTGCCATGGATGATTCAGAGagacaggaataaaaaaaaaaaaaaaaaagggaagtgtGTATTGATGATCTGTTGGCAGGGCATGAGAGGGAGAAGATGAAGGGGAGcagggaaaaaagaaggagTCGAGCTTTaatctggtttttatttctttaataatGAATGTCAGATGTGCGcagcttttatttgtgttaacAATGTGTTGGTTGCAATATCTACTTAATTTTACTCAAAACAGTATGTTGTGTTTACTTGTAGCCTAAAGCTACAACAACACTGAGAAAAACATCTTCGTTCATCTCAATACACTCCTTTGACATTTTGGTCTGGTGTCACCGTTAGCTTgtggtggctaatgttagcttactaTATTCTCCACCTGCATGATGACTGCACGTTCTTTTGCTCCATGTTCTAACTCCATACGACTTTATCTCTGCGTTTTCATCCCTAACTTGTTTAAAATGCTTCAATCTTCACAGTTCTCATTTATTGTTTAGCGTAAAAAAGTCTTTTTAGCTAATTCAGTCATTTAGATAAAATGCTAGCTAGACAGTTAGCCTGTCAGCTAGCCTAGCTGGCTGCTAAAATGAAGAATGATGAGGTCGGACATCATTCACCATAATTTTTAGCAGCTCTTTCACACATGGGGTGTCAAAAAAGAGCTATAGCGTGTGGCTAGCTAACTTCGCTAACGGATATCTATCTGCCTAAAGGCTCAAAAATGTTCAGGTTGCTGGGCGCCTGATAGTGTCCGGTTCTATATCCTCTCAGTCCGGTCGCCCACAGCAAGTGTGGCGCCTCTCAAGCAACTAACTGaaaggcatcatgggaaatcTATGGAGAGCTAATGAGACTTAAACCTGTAGGCTAAATGCTGCTTGTGGATGCAAGAACAGTTTGTCTTGCGGCTTTGTAGTCAAATAAAACCATAAATTAAACATCAATTACCAGAAAATACACGACTACATTTTAACAACGCTGTAAGACACTAAAGATGCAGGTGGGGTGTATACCTGATGGTATTGTTTAAAATCTGATTCTGAAATTGTCCAAAGACTACAAAGATGATTATAAAACTTTTAGATCTTCAACAGATGTGGTTAAAAATTGAAATGAAGAAGCTTcttcctgctgtttctctccCTGACTTCATTACACAGTCACAGTTACTGAAGTCTGAAAAGTGGCTTTTCACTCCTCCATAGAGAGCAACATGCCCTCCAGTCCTGGCTCCACTCTGTTCCTTCCCACTAACTGTATCCATCCGTCCACCCAgccgtctcttcttctgtcacagcagctggaCTCAGACTCGGGCGCTTCACTGATTGCCCTCCAGCTGCTGGCTCCGGTCCTCTGGATGGAGCCCAGGGGGCCTCTGGGACCAGATGCTGGCCAGCTGTAGTAGTTCTTGTCGGGGCCGCTCAGTCACCAGATGGCCTCTCACCTCTGGACCCGTCTGGATTGTTCTCGTCGTTGCCTCTGTTCGACCTGGAAACACAATCGGTCCATCGGTCCAGGACTTTTATTACAGTGAGTGACAACAAGCACGGGCAGATGACTCAGGACTCGTGTTAGCTCTGAAGTCTTTGTACAAATCGTGGCACTAATATGTAATAAGTTTGTTGAGAGGTGTGCTGATGTgttaaaggaaaagagagaggaagggatgTCATTATTACGTCACAGCCAAGAGCTGTATACAAAACTTTTTTAAGGCTTAGggtaaaatatgtgttttggtcggcacaaacacaacatgaaaatatcatgatatcttgtaaaacaataaataaaatctaatgGTTTggcacttacaaatgttgaaacacagtcttgaacacTTGTCTCTGGTTTGCCGTTATTCCCAACATGAAATTCAGCTCAAATCCATGCAACCTAATCACGATATGACACGGATTGTGTAAATGCTGACACGATGCGTACAACACGTACAAATGTGAAGGTTTTtgaggtttgcagaaatgtgaaacattttgttcCGCCGACCGGCTCGTGGCCAGCGCTCCACAGAAAGATTCACATAGATCTCAAAGAGCCTTGAGGAGAAGTTTATGTCCCATCTACGCTGTGATTCATTAATGTATAATGTCACAGCACAGCTCAAGGGAAGGACGAAGAGGACGCCGCACATGACATTAACTAGAAACCTATTTAACaaattggaaaatgaaaaatacgATGCATCGGAATAAGTGCAGATTTTGCAAAGTGTACGTACGTACACGAGTGTCAGTCAACCCGCTGCTGCACTTCCTACCAACCTCCACGGAGGAACCAATACATTAAAGTACACACACGTTactaaacactgaaacacaaacacacaacacggCCTCCGGTCAACGCACAGCTTCATTTAGTCGCGGGGGGATTTAAGAGTGTGATATCAGAAAAAGGTCAGTGAGCAGACAAGcaggaaaaaacaggaaaaataaaaggcaagtgacacacacacacacacacacacagactgacacactcATACCTCTTGCCTGGAGGTACTACTATTCCAGTCAGTTCCTGTTGAGACAAGTAGCAAGACTGaacgtgtgtgcgcgcgcatgtgtgtgtgtgtgtgcgtctcctGTTGTGAGTGATGTGTCTGAAGGAGtttcctgcagagagctgcagtggtGTTTTGTCACTCGTCGAGATGCAGCAAGGAAAcccgactgtgtgtgtgtgtgtgtgtgtgtgtgtgtgtatgtatgtgtgtgtgagatgctgacggagggaggaaaaggaagactGAGTTATCGAGAACGATGTATTTGGAGAAGAGATCATGACGAGGGTAAAAAACCGGACAGAAGAGaatgaagagacacaaagagagagagagagacgagtaAATCACCAGAGAGGCTTCGCACGATAACgctgctctgaaaaaaaatccaataaagaTGATATAACACccataaataaaaagaggagaCCGGCTCACCACTTACAGGCAGCACACAGTGATTCTGTAGCATCAAGAGTTGATATAAACACATCAGACggagaaaaaatattttcttttgactgaaacaaaataaaaagtctcTGAAGATCATAACACAGCTGATATTATTCTTGAGTTCATAGTTTGCTGGTTGTGCTGCAGGCTTTACATTTCAGCAGATGGTGTAACTTCGCTCTTTAAAGGAGTATTAGCAAGATTttggccaccagggggcagcagaggcagcTACTAAGAGACGATTGACACTGTTGTCAAGCTGTAGTTTGGTGTTCGGAAACTCCTGAATTATACATCTGGCtgtttagctgctaaatgctaatttTGTTTCACTGCCAGTGTAGCTGGACAGGCGgcatacagtgtgttttcagagcTTGACTGCTATAGTTGGAAGTTACGCTGATGGGATGAGATGGAcccaaaacaataaagtttgatttaCCAATATAGTACTTGATTAAGTTAAACCCATCGTTACATCTAAACAACCAAATGGATTGATCAGCAGCAACTcctaaaacaacatatatcactGATGCTAAAACAACAAACCAGGACCTTCGTTGTACGTTCgcagtttggttgggtttaggttACTTCAAATGCACCTGGAGTAGGAAACAATTTGACCAGCGCTTATTTGACCTCCTCTCCATGCAGgcttttaactttttatattacttcctcctttgcagcagTAGTACTTGCTTCAGCCACTGGAGGTCACAAGAAATGTTAGTGTGGGTCATGAAGAGCTTCTTTCATACTCGACcctcattgttgtttttctgattatgATGTGGCGTAAGTTAGTGGGCAAtccttaacatttctttattttcagatCAATCCAAGCCAAGTTTTAACATAGTAAGATGAGCATTTTCAGCCTGAGAAAACCATTGATCTTACCTGAGAAAAAGCCATGGGAACAACAAGTTCCCTCCGTACGTCCTCCTCGAGGTTCTTTATCATGTTACTCACAGTTTTTCATGATGTACTCCTTCCACATTTGACGCAATTATTAACAAAACTTTCAAACGTTTTGCTGACATCTAGACAAACCAAGCGCCAACTGGACCGCATCACACCAACGACTGTATCAAGGACCAATCGCATGTCGCGTTACATTGACGGATGGCCGCCAACCACTAAGTTTGGTTCTGCTCGAGGTTTCTTCctgttaaaaggcagtttttttctcGCCACTGTCGCCAAGTGTTTGCTGGTGGGGGAAATGCTGGATCACGTTGTGAATTGGCTCAAATtgagattgattgattgattgaagaTCACTTGTGGCGATTGCCTGCCAGCAAAACCACacaaattgccttttttttttttttttttgattgaagAGGATTCAATACTACTTGATACGGGGGTATTTTAGTCAAAGCTTAGATAAAACTGAGTGGAAATGAGGGATAATCTCTGTTGTCattattaatgtgtttgatATCACTAACATGAAActattgattagtgcagctgCAAATATTTTTATCAGCAATCTAAGTCATGTTAGCGCATTAGCTAGTGAGTAGCCTAGCTTCTTCAAATgctttttattgttcttttgtgtgtgtgtggtgtgtgtgtgtgtgtgtgtgtgtgtgtgtgtgtgtgtgtgtgtgtgtgtgtgcgcgcacggTGTCTTTGTGTGTAACAGTGATGTGATTGGACAGGctgttgtcactgtgagcagCTGTGGGTTAAGACCCCACCGTGCGCCACACCACtgctctgtgacacacacacacacacacacgcacacacacaggcacacacacacacacacctgtcggCCCGTATTACGGTTAACATGGGCGACTTGAGAGCCACACTGCGGTGTCAGATTAAAAATAGAGCTCTCCTCTTATTCATAGAATGAACAGCGTTGAAGCTGATGGAAGACGGCAGTGTGTGTTcgtgtcagcgtgtgtgtgtctgtgtgtgtgtgtgtgtgtgtgtgtgtgtgtgtgtgtgtgtgtgtgcgtgctgaaCTTTCCTCAAAATCAGAGCTTCGTGTCAGTCGACATGAATGTGTGTCACTGGAGGGTCGAGGCTTGTGCAAGCTGTGAGTGTTGAACTCTGGGGGGGGAACACGAGGCCGCACGTTAATCAATAAATTCCTCATGTGAAGtcatataaaacattaataCGCACGTCAGGTTCGGTTTGGAACAAATAACAATGACTTCATTGAGAAACACTTAAAGTCTGGCTGTATTGATCGAACACTTGAGTCGATCAACCCATGTCATACGCGAGCGTCTAAAAAGCAGCGTGAATATAATCACATGCTCTTTTGTTTGTCGGATGAAATCAATCCTCTTCCAGACCATTAGACGTGTCACTGGGCCGGCTGTCTGGTTTGACTCTTCAGCCCCCCCGGCCCGTATCCAGCATCGACCCGAGCTATTCCTTTTCAATCAATcgatccctctctctctctctctctctatctctctctatctctgttaATCAATGTGTCTGACATGTAAACTCACAGCAGCTGCTATTTATAAAGCCGTCCATCTCGCTCAGTGTATCAGTATAGGAACGCAGCAGCGAGCGTGGTGCCGTTCTACTCTGGTTGTCGGGGAAATACGCTCTTAAAAAAACTCCTGAATCCATTTAGATAACGAGCCGCGCAAGTCCACAAATACAGAGAGCATAATTTTATCAATTGTTCAGGTTTTGGGATGGGAGAGGATGAAACTGGTGAGttggaggaaagaggaaacattAAATTCTGTTATTAGCGGATTGATTCACCGCCTACGGGACAGGCAGGGTTTCTGAcatcatatttttaaataacTCGGCGAAAAGATTAATGGAAACTGCAAAATCCTGAAAAATGATTCTTCAATCAGCGTCTTTTGAGGCGGTTTTTGCCTCTTTCGAATTCAAATGAATACGTTTGATGGGAGGTAGGAAgcagattttcagatttttctgaCACAGCAAACGTTTATCTCACGttaatacataaaacaaacatcataCAGTCATATTTCCCTGGTGTCACAAGTGTTTTATTCCCATTTGAGgttcacacactgcagctcctgcagagaATCCACCTCTTCTGTAAACTAAATTCCTTTTCTGTCCACTCTGCTGCTTTTATCAATCTTTTATAGAAagcctgctgtgtttttcatctaCCTGCTGCCCCACACTGAAAGCTAGAAACAGTCTGAACAGCGGTGTTGAGATCTATATCTTATGCATGAACATTTTACATTCTTCGTGGAATATATTTGCGGTTACAGCTGGGAAGAGCCGCCCTCAGAGCTCAGATTATAACTGAAAACCTTCCTTATGGACATTCATGCAATCAGCCTCCGCAAGAAGGTAAATCAGGATACTGAACTATAAAACACCTGTCATACAGTCTTGTGTGCACGCCAGCTGCGAGGCTGCAGCAGCGTTTGATTTGACTGAGCATCAGTCTCTGCTGGCAGCTCATTTGAATTCTCTCAAATGTAATGGACGTCAGTGTAGCTACTGTATGGAAAAGTCTCCACACCGCTCCGGATTCAGACGCTTAATATTCAGTGATTAACGTCAGTGTGAGTGAAACTGTCTGCACCTCATtagaggagagaaaaatcttcaatggctgatttgtttttagTAAATgagctctctttgtttccatgactgaataaacagaataaacaaagtgaccttaaagggTGACacagtttcatcctgttttgtttacatgtggcggaccctgccacctgtctggcttcaaacagcgttcttGACCTTATTTGACTCTGAGAAACAGCCTGTTgattcacttatggaaaaacaaattgTGTTATTACGTCGTTAATGTTGTAAAcagtttgagtttcttctccaaatctacatactgctccttttttaaaggtaaagtaaggagagaagaaaaaacatctggagatCAACATCTGGTTCTGGCATGATGTGTTTGTAGGGTTTCATgtaaaaggttgttttttttggatgcaGCAGTAACAAACTCTCTCTGCTTTTGGGGGGAAACAGCTGGTCAtggagcaaaaacacaaacgaTTGTGTTTATGGTGAGTTTTCTCTGTAAACaaatggccaaaaatgtgttttaagtgagTCTGGTACCCAGTATTGTGTTGTCATAACACAGAAAATACAcctaaatgaaacaaatcaatccagtttgttcagttatttATTGGAGATAACGTAGCATAACCAATAGTGAGTCAATGATGGATAAAGTGTCTTTATAATCCCAGTTAATTCCCCAAACTCTGCCACTAAAaacctcaaaatgtcaaacacataTTGTGGAACGTTAAAAACCAACCTGgcaacaacacagtaacaccTGTATATATGTTTGGATTTCAGGATGCTGGACAAACGGAGAGACTATTTCAAACAAATACAgtgagtgttgtgtttccagCCCGGTAGTTTTCCGGCCCGGTGCAGAAACAGCAGCGGTAACACCAGACTGCTGGGCAGACAAAACCAGGCTGCAGACAGTATCACTAAACATTTATCAATGTCGTTTAAGTCTGATGAAAACTGTGTTATGGTGGCGACAAAGCTGCCCAAGAACCTCAACAGCAGAGTTCCCGCTACAGCCATCATGGTGTGTAAAGCCCTCTGTTTCGATTGGTCAGCCGGCTTCCTCTTCCCACCCACTTCCCCTGGCCCCGGACGAATCAGAACGCAGAGAGCAGTTAAGCTGCAATAAGCGACGGCAATGGTGGAGAAGAGCAATAACACCAAAGTAGAGATGGTCAAGAAACGATAACTGAATTCTGATAGAGACGATAATCCCCAGCAAAGGAGCCAAACACACCCGATGATCACGTTTCGGATCCTGACTCCACCCGTCTGTTTCAGTCCCAGGTAGGTGACGGGGTGAACGACAGCCAGGTAACGctccacacaggtgaggaggtgaaacaGACTCTCTCCAGGCACGGTGATGGCGGCCATTAAGGACCCAACTCTAAGTACACCTGGTTGATTATTGTAGGCACCAAAAAAGTTCAAGCACAATCCCAAGATGCCGATCAGCTCCAGGACGACCATGTTGAAGGTGAAGACGTCAGAGTGGCTCGTCACTGGACCTGCGGCGGCAGCGGAGCGCTGTTTCCTCCATCGCTGGCAGCCCACACAGAGGAcgaggatgaagagagggaagaggaggaggaggctgatgCAGAGGGCTACATAGACGGGAATGCTTTTCCTGAAGATGGCGCAGTCCTCGAAGGCGTGATGGAGCgaggagttggaggaggaaTCGACCGACATATTTGTATGGAGGACTgggtagaagaagaaagaagaaacgGCAACCTaaaccacaaatacactcaaaactcCAGACACTCCCACCTTCACACCCGACACATCACTCTAATTGTTCCTCTGATCATCTACATCGGACAcattcctgctgtgtttttcagaatAACGCACTGGAAGAAAACATTTGGGGGAGCTGGAAGCAAAGCTAGGGAGGGACGTAGGGACGTATTCTTTGGGGGCATTTGCAACAAAGATTCATGACTGGACAAGCTGACACTCGCAGCTTCTTTGCAAAAGACTGTAATAAATGCAATCTGGGGATAAATGTGTTGAGGGGGAAGGTTGTAAAACGTGCCAGATTAAGCTAATAACTTCAGCcccagagcagaaacacatccaGAGGAGGTCAATTCAGTGTCTGTGACGAGGAAGGAAAGACCTTGTACAACATTCGTATTCCTACGCACAAGTAGACCCCAAACTGTCCCCTTAATCTGTAATCTTATTTAGTGACCTGCAACAATATTAACAGAATAATAATCAACATCATTCATACTTGCGGGAAGAAAATTAGTCtcaaaaacattaatataacCTGTTAATGTGCATAGTTATGTGAAGgaagttattttaaaagttattaaaacaCACCCACCTTGTCGGAAAATTGTCGTTTCTGATCCTCAAAATCAGTGTCAGCGGTTCTCCGCCGTCTGGTCCgaatgtgtgtgtccgtctgttGTACAATGTGTCAGACTGATGGCAGACGGGCCGTGGAGGTTTTTTGCATGTTGCAAATCAAACTACTGATTTTGTGTGACTCTGGGCTGTATATTACAGCAGGCAAATTCGATTCAAGCCGTGTTTTTCCACTTCCACAGGTGCACGTAGCATCACCATTAGCGCATCTCAAGTTACAAGGCAACAATGCCAACAAAAGCTCTGCGTGTAGATTCATGTGGCAGTCATGATTATAGTGTTTGATGCAACAGTGCTCTTCAACCTCTGTCAATAGAAGCTGAGAAACGTTCAAGTCCCGAGATGTCTGGAACACCACATTAGTTCATCGATCAACCTTTGAGGGAACTAAAAGGTTCCTGCAGCATGTTGTCGTCTGTGTTTCTGAAGAACAGCAAAGTTTAAGCAGCTGACGTTTAAAAAAGCAACACGTCATTTCAGTGCGTGactattaaaggtgcaatatgtaagaactggccacctgaTGAATTTATACTCCAATAAACAGGGGCTGCATATCATCAAGATAACTGCTAACTGATGTTAGCTGTGTTCTATTTACAAtatagctgctgttagcttgttagctcagttagccatgcagctagcaggaCTACAAAGTGAGTCATGGTGTTCACTCTGCTAACGCGCAAGCTTTGGACTGCTGGGAAAATGAGGTGTCCAGgcccggggctagctggttagcatgctaacctaaAATATAGTGTTGAAACTGTTATGTCGTCACATTCTGTCTGTGATTTAGAAAGTTCGTTTTTGAATGcttaaaactaaaattcttatATGTTGCACATTGTCTTCTGTGACTTCCTTGTTGATGTGCTGTAATAAGATGCCTCCAGAACTTAATTTGGACCCTGGTCCCTGCTG of Acanthopagrus latus isolate v.2019 chromosome 10, fAcaLat1.1, whole genome shotgun sequence contains these proteins:
- the LOC119027452 gene encoding uncharacterized protein LOC119027452 — encoded protein: MSVDSSSNSSLHHAFEDCAIFRKSIPVYVALCISLLLLFPLFILVLCVGCQRWRKQRSAAAAGPVTSHSDVFTFNMVVLELIGILGLCLNFFGAYNNQPGVLRVGSLMAAITVPGESLFHLLTCVERYLAVVHPVTYLGLKQTGGVRIRNVIIGCVWLLCWGLSSLSEFSYRFLTISTLVLLLFSTIAVAYCSLTALCVLIRPGPGEVGGKRKPADQSKQRALHTMMAVAGTLLLRFLGSFVATITQFSSDLNDIDKCLVILSAAWFCLPSSLVLPLLFLHRAGKLPGWKHNTHCICLK